The proteins below come from a single Aspergillus oryzae RIB40 DNA, chromosome 5 genomic window:
- a CDS encoding uncharacterized protein (equilibrative nucleoside transporter protein) yields the protein MDLSNLKEQVSNLTLYDLKAGVRKVQNAVMNYTEMEAKNYTYMHAEWLSTAVAYDHQLLNEIMPMIYRRFTDKTAEEWRQIYKGLQLLEFLVKNGSERVVDDARSHMSLLRMLRQFHYIDQNGKDQGINVRNRSSELVKLLGDVDQIRAERKKARTNRNKFGGFEGGSHVGGGMSNSRYGGFGSDSMSFGGYSGGVYGDGGGFGGNTSDFQDTGRRGNRFEEYDEYDEADASPSVRRAASPPRARATKQPEPPKPKAPEPDLFDFGEEEVVTTVSTSAGKKPAGNNGLDVLDSKPIDDDDFDDFQSATPAPAPAASNQFSIPPPANTVSTTSSTQFAAPKPVSATQGTNLNGLVGFTSMTPTPTSSTVASPTLSQSSMVQPQQQKPAQPKPTGFQAATPNYFTSVSVMQPQAGVSNHRPGMASTSSFTSATSSSPAAAKPAASKSSNGDVFGSLWSSASASAGLQKSNANANKGPNLASMAKEKASAGIWGAPATPSLASPSSSQASQQGAKTNSSGLDDLLG from the exons ATGGATCTGTCCAATCTCAAGGAGCAAGTCAGCAACCTGACCTTGTATGACCTCAAGGCGGGAGTCCGCAAGGTCCAGAATG CTGTCATGAATTATACTGAGATGGAGGCTAAG aactatacatacatgcatgcgGAATGGCTTTCGACTGCAGTCGCTTATGATCA CCAACTACTCAATGAAATCATGCCGATGATCTACAGACGCTTTACAGACAAGACTGCAGAGGAGTGGCGACAGATTTATAAG GGGCTTCAACTTTTGGAATTCTTAGTCAAAAACGGATCGGAACGAGTTGTTGACGATGCGCGGTCTCATATGTCCCTTCTCCGAATGCTCCGCCAGTTCCACTACATCGATCAGAACGGGAAGGATCAGGGTATCAATGTGCGCAACCGATCGTCGGAGTTGGTGAAGCTTCTCGGCGATGTAGATCAGATTCgtgcagaaagaaagaaggccaGAACTAATCGCAATAAGTTCGGTGGCTTTGAGGGTGGGTCGCATGTGGGAGGAGGAATGTCAAACTCAAGGTACGGGGGCTTTGGAAGTGACAGCATGTCCTTTGGCGGGTACAGCGGAGGTGTCTACGGTGATGGAGGTGGGTTCGGTGGCAACACAAGCGACTTCCAGGATACCGGGCGCCGAGGCAACCGATTTGAAGAATACGATGAGTatgatgaagcagatgcCAGTCCGTCGGTACGACGTGCAGCAAGCCCGCCTCGTGCTCGAGCGACAAAGCAGCCGGAGCCGCCAAAACCCAAAGCACCCGAACCGGAtctttttgactttggagaagaagaggtggtCACAACCGTCTCTACCAGCGCCGGCAAGAAGCCAGCGGGCAATAACGGTTTAGATGTGCTCGATTCCAAACccatcgatgacgatgacttCGATGACTTCCAGTCTGCAACTCCCGCACCCGCACCAGCGGCATCGAACCAATTCTCTATTCCCCCACCCGCGAACACTGTGAGCACCACCTCAAGCACCCAGTTCGCTGCGCCGAAGCCGGTGTCCGCTACGCAAGGAACCAATTTGAACGGTCTCGTTGGATTTACATCGATGACTCCGACTCCTACGTCGAGTACAGTGGCATCCCCAACACTGTCACAGAGCTCTATGGtgcagccacagcagcagaagccggcGCAGCCGAAGCCAACAGGATTCCAGGCCGCAACTCCGAATTACTTCACCTCTGTTTCCGTCATGCAGCCTCAGGCGGGAGTGTCTAACCACCGGCCAGGCATGGCATCCACCTCATCTTTTACATCTGCCACGTCGAGTTCGCCTGCAGCAGCTAAACCTGCCGCATCGAAGTCCTCGAACGGCGACGTCTTCGGATCTCTGTGGTCGAGCGCCAGTGCCAGCGCAGGACTGCAGAAGTCGAatgcaaatgcaaacaaAGGCCCTAACCTGGCAAGCATGGCCAAAGAGAAGGCGAGTGCGGGCATCTGGGGGGCACCTGCAACGCCCAGCCTTGCATCCCCGTCATCTTCTCAAGCCTCCCAGCAAGGTGCCAAGACCAACAGCTCCGGATTGGATGACTTGCTGGGTTAA
- a CDS encoding adaptor protein NBP2 (predicted protein), giving the protein MTTTMTSTASPPPPQQDDSASNLAVLPPIVTDATVKRPIRQRSSSYAKDRLSTHSNVSLASQNRSRPGSHVFPVFHSSLPYALVRDFAYPSIHPLHYGPLPPRASGVSTPVSEQRRLSDPPAPWDSSRGQWSTGPWSTDHSYGHQQLPAMSFGDGPPYSEDEDLHSPVFSAPRHRKNKSTGTDLNGGRKRSPSRPGATGYLGDTDRGMYVSTNADGSETYYVNDEDEIDDGPGGEYVTYPVNESRYSYAGTYGNYASYGPDVEYESEDGCADDRYNGDFQFAVGCPDEEMHGKAVALFDFTREHENELPLTEGQVIFVSYRHGQGWLVAEDPRTGESGLVPEEFVRLLRDIEGGLTSLNGDPEFLDDTHPNHDSTEIHQAMAPAQDDHPSYVANGEKKDDNEQGVDTKERQEKVYTHSPNTITIHPPEPRTTDPPSNSATTVLWPSNSDTIPARFSPPTPTNPPALLTPSISCSAAAPCASISCLILPSSIGTSFPPSSPITGLSAAETGPWTSGPSCTTSPSFFRLRKKRNKAITPRRNTAPTTPPTIPPIWDPESPCVDCVAGAVADVVGDEVDGVVVVEVEFDVDVGEVEDVDAEDVVEVPFVMLSYATQHWMELIPGHGQEGYCHH; this is encoded by the exons ATGACCACAACTATGACTTCTACGGCATCGCCACCTCCGCCGCAGCAGGATGACTCTGCGTCCAATCTAGCGGTCTTACCTCCCATCGTCACGGATGCCACTGTCAAGCGACCCATTCGTCAgcgatcatcttcatatgCGAAAGACCGCCTTTCCACGCACTCCAACGTTTCCCTAGCCTCTCAAAACCGGTCGCGCCCCGGTTCGCATGTTTTCCCCGtcttccattccagcttGCCGTATGCTCTAGTACGAGATTTCGCATACCCATCAATCCATCCCCTACACTACGGTCCATTGCCACCACGTGCGTCTGGGGTGTCAACCCCAGTGAGTGAGCAGCGACGTCTGTCCGATCCTCCGGCTCCGTGGGATAGCTCGCGGGGACAGTGGTCAACTGGGCCATGGAGCACCGACCACAGCTACGGGCACCAACAACTCCCCGCTATGTCGTTCGGTGACGGCCCACCATacagcgaggatgaagatctccaTAGTCCGGTATTTTCTGCACCTCGCCACCGGAAGAACAAGTCCACGGGCACAGATCTAAATGGTGGGCGAAAGAGAAGCCCTAGTCGCCCAGGGGCCACAGGTTATTTGGGAGATACTGATCGTGGGATGTATGTCAGTACCAACGCGGACGGAAGCGAGACATACTATGTgaatgacgaggatgaaatAGATGACGGCCCTGGCGGCGAGTATGTCACCTACCCGGTAAATGAGAGCCGATACTCATATGCGGGGACATATGGGAACTATGCAAGCTATGGCCCTGACGTGGAATATGAATCGGAGGATGGGTGTGCTGATGATCGGTATAATGGCGACTTCCAATTTGCTGTAGGATGTCCGGATGAAGAAATGCACGGAAAGGCGGTTGCACTTTTCGATTTCACTAGGGAACACGAAAACGAACTTCCCCTGACAGAGGGCCAGGTAATATTCGTTTCTTATAGGCATGGCCAAGGTTGGCTTGTTGCGGAGGACCCGCGGACTGGGGAAAGTGGCTTGGTGCCCGAAGAATTCGTTCGTCTACTTCGCGATATAGAAGGGGGTCTGACATCGTTGAATGGTGATCCGGAATTCTTGGACGACACTCACCCTAACCACGATTCGACCGAAATCCACCAGGCGATGGCACCCGCTCAGGATGACCACCCGAGCTATGTCGCTAatggcgagaagaaggatgacaaCGAGCAAGGGGTTGATACG aaagaaagacaagaaaaggtatATACACATTCCCCAAACACCATCACAATTCACCCACCAGAACCCCGAACAACAGACCCTCCATCCAACTCAGCAACAACCGTCCTCTGGCCCTCCAACTCCGACACCATACCAGCCCGCTTCTcacccccaaccccaaccaaccCCCCTGCACTATTAACCCCGTCCATCTCATGCAGCGCCGCCGCCCCCTGCGCATCCATCTCCTGCCTCATACTCCCTTCAAGCATCGGCACATCCTTCCCCCCATCCTCCCCCATAACCGGCTTATCGGCCGCCGAAACAGGTCCCTGGACATCCGGACCCTCCTGTACAACATCTCCGTCTTTCTTCCGCCttcgaaagaaaagaaacaaggcaaTAACTCCCAGGAGGAATACCGCGCCAACCACACCGCCGACTATCCCTCCTATCTGGGACCCCGAGAGTCCTTGTGTTGATTGTGTGGCTGGTGCTGTCGCTGACGTGGTTGGCGATGAGGTCGATGGTGTTGTAGTTGTGGAAGTGGAGTTTGATGTCGATGTTGGAGAAGTAGAAGATGTAGATGCGGAGGACGTCGTCGAGGTCCCGTTTGTCATGTTGTCGTATGCCACGCAACATTGGATGGAGCTTATCCCCGGACACGGCCAGGAGGGCTATTGTCATCATTAG
- the hmg1 gene encoding HMG-CoA reductase (3-hydroxy-3-methylglutaryl-CoA (HMG-CoA) reductase) → MTLGYLSMHLSFVSLFFSMRRLGSKFWLAGTVLLTGAFAFLFGLLVTTKLGVPINVLLLSEGLPFLVVTIGFEKPIILTRAVLNASADNKRRGGAGPSSQSSPTTAKSIQDSIQTAIREQGFEIVRDYYSSKRSAEECEVFLKEKRAPYLSDEDLIELCLRGKIPGYALEKTMENEDLMSRVDAFTRAVKIRRAVVSRTKATSAVTSSLEASKLPYKDYNYTLVHGACCENVIGYLPLPLGVAGPLTIDGQSYFIPMATTEGVLVASASRGAKAINAGGGAVTVLTGDGMTRGPCVGFPTLARAAAAKVWIDSEEGQSIMKAAFNSTSRFARLQTMKTALAGTYLYIRFKTTTGDAMGMNMISKGVEKALHVMSTECGFDDMATITISGNFCTDKKSAALNWIDGRGKSVVAEAIIPGDVVKSVLKSNVDALVELNTSKNLIGSAMAGSLGGFNAHASNIVTAIFLATGQDPAQNVESSSCITTMRNLNGDLQISVSMPSIEVGTIGGGTILEGQSAMLDLLGVRGSHPTNPGDNARQLARIVAAATLAGELSLCSALAAGHLVRAHMAHNRSSAPTRSSTPVSAAVGAARGLTMTSSK, encoded by the exons ATGACTCTGGGCTACCTGTCGATGCATCTGAGCTTcgtctccctcttcttctctatgaGGCGCTTGGGCTCGAAGTTTTGGCTCGCGGGTACGGTTCTTCTGACTGGCGCTTTCGCATTCCTGTTTGGTCTCCTCGTTACGACTAAACTCGGTGTTCCCATCAACGTGCTCCTCCTGTCGGAAGGACTCCCGTTCCTCGTTGTCACCATTGGGTTCGAAAAGCCGATTATCCTTACTCGGGCTGTGCTCAATGCTTCGGCTGACAACAAGCGCCGAGGTGGTGCTGGTCCTTCCAGCCAATCGAGCCCGACCACTGCGAAGTCCATCCAAGACTCGATCCAGACCGCAATCAGGGAACAGGGCTTTGAGATCGTCCGGGATTACT ACAGCTCGAAGAGAAGTGCAGAGGAATGTGAAGTATTCCTGAAGGAAAAGCGGGCGCCCTATTTGTCGGacgaggatctgattgagCTTTGCTTGCGAGGCAAGATTCCAGGGTAtgctttggagaagaccatggaaAATGAAGACCTTATGAGCCGCGTTGATGCCTTCACGAGGGCAGTCAAGATCAGAAGGGCTGTGGTATCTAGGACCAAGGCTACGTCTGCCGTTACAAGCTCTTTGGAGGCCTCGAAACTCCCTTACAAGGACTACAACTATACGTTGGTTCACGGTGCATGCTGTGAGAACGTTATTGGATATTTGCCTCTGCCCCTTGGAGTTGCTGGACCTCTTACTATCGATGGCCAAAGCTACTTTATTCCCATGGCTACCACTGAGGGTGTATTGGTAGCAAGTGCCAGCCGTGGTGCCAAGGCTATCAAtgcaggtggtggtgcaGTGACTGTCCTCACCGGCGATGGTATGACTCGTGGTCCCTGTGTTGGTTTCCCTACCCTGGCACGCGCTGCCGCTGCAAAAGTTTGGATTGACTCTGAGGAGGGTCAGAGTATCATGAAGGCCGCGTTCAACTCTACCAGCCGCTTTGCTCGTCTCCAGACTATGAAAACCGCTCTTGCTGGTACATACCTGTATATTCGTTTCAAGACAACGACCGGCGATGCTATGGGTATGAACATGATCTCCAAGGGCGTTGAGAAGGCGCTTCATGTGATGTCTACAGAATGTGGATTTGATGACATggccaccatcaccatctctgGTAATTTCTGTACAGACAAGAAGTCTGCTGCTCTTAACTGGATCGATGGACGTGGCAAGTCAGTTGTAGCAGAGGCCATCATTCCTGGTGATGTTGTCAAGAGTGTGCTCAAGAGTAACGTTGACGCGCTGGTCGAATTGAACACCAGCAAGAACTTGATCGGAAGTGCAATGGCTGGAAGCTTGGGTGGCTTCAACGCGCACGCATCGAACATTGTTACTGCCATTTTCTTGGCAACTGGTCAGGACCCTGCGCAGAATGTGGAAAGCAGTAGCTGCATCACTACTATGAGAAA TCTCAACGGTGACCTTCAGATCTCCGTGTCAATGCCCTCAATCGAGGTCGGAaccattggtggtggtacGATTCTTGAAGGACAGTCCGCTATGCTTGACCTACTCGGTGTGCGCGGTTCCCACCCCACCAACCCTGGCGACAACGCCCGTCAACTTGCACGGATTGTTGCCGCCGCTACGCTTGCAGGCGAACTGAGCTTGTGCTCTGCACTTGCTGCCGGCCATCTTGTCCGTGCGCACATGGCGCACAATCGCAGTAGCGCTCCTACACGGTCATCAACTCCCGTCTCGGCCGCTGTTGGCGCTGCTCGGGGATTGACTATGACGAGTTCGAAATGA
- a CDS encoding putative cell polarity protein (predicted protein), translating into MSPVSVDGSDWSGINQYQKPDGPFSPTLSSRGNLATPPIPGAANGPNGAELPNGTLSGRMSDSGNPPSPTSVAARSSDGTLSDQRSKRYRQMEEILRNHYVVLKRFLSAPYREDRNGRPSKARDKLLRLSATQFHELSTDVYDELRRRQQAMPSPNRPPRPDVPPFLPPRQDFHEKRNQARQKLASLQHVRFRDLATDVYTELERRFPQFPEKESRRASPAPSFRGHPSNGYPSPNGYGPGGYPPPRSQSRGPPRRGYPSGGPPGSPMSGVFPPRQGSLGGPPSVNGDHGPMAKSFQSNTIVPNKSTMVEDDDDMTGVDDDYDARSDAFALDAVLQSRRGTTTTLGEGERKLLADTQSQVSVLQEKVNKLEELLKSKDEELSKHHGDQTKVDELEDLLKAKDEQLFKYQEGHKKAQLGESERKDWEDLKSDLESKISKAEDLNSSLQTELDKVRTEHDAMERELRSQIDGASREGAGDAELQARFADLEIKHKSLQAELQEQQQVTEEVKREAAGFLTEMKALSEQSHSRWEHEERLSSEVHRLEEEVKQWKSRYAKAKTQLRHLRASSTGIELRSDVNAIAKDNAFLQEDGLVKDVHVTKFQISIDELLRIARFDDYNLVMQQIKSVVIAVRHVLRDVEVASDREDSLSASHTKATRRVSATANNLITASKNFASSCGLSPVSLLDAAASHLSTAVVELIRLVKIQPSPAGDLNEDDEEQLAHMKSPDYFSVAPSHGRFSNNGSVYSAMSPPSNHSRNHTESHAANGMTAATKTSYPGPSRDHELQELKLYVEDQTEGLVQSIQALVASIRAEDGLTTIRTHVSAISSIVTNVSSSTEHFIHKPEANPVLRQRAGPIIEKLDQYRARLMGTATEGEEATSAEQVQVIINRLPPIAFEVARETKELVQRLEPVDQEESEDDFR; encoded by the exons ATGTCGCCTGTCTCAGTGGACGGTAGTGACTGGTCTGGGATCAATCAATACCAGAAGCCGGACGGGCCATTCTCGCCAACTTTATCGAGTCGCGGTAACCTAGCCACACCTCCGATTCCAGGTGCTGCTAATGGGCCAAATGGCGCTGAGTTACCAAATGGGACATTGTCAGGACGGATGAGCGACTCGGGAAACCCGCCGTCGCCGACCTCTGTCGCGGCGCGGTCGAGCGACGGCACATTGTCGGATCAACGTAGTAAGCGATACCgccagatggaggagatcctAAGAAATCATTATGTTGTCTTGAAGAGGTTTCTTAGCGCACCTTATCGAGAGGACCGAAATGGCAGGCCAAGCAAAGCCAGGGACAAGTTACTCAGACTATCAGCGACCCAGTTCCACGAATTGAGCACTGACGTGTACGACGAACTACGTCGACGGCAACAAGCCATGCCTTCTCCCAAccgtcctcctcgtcccgACGTCCCTCCATTCTTACCGCCCCGACAAGATTTCCATGAAAAGCGCAACCAGGCTCGCCAAAAACTAGCGTCGCTGCAGCATGTCCGTTTTCGAGATCTGGCTACGGATGTCTACACTGAGTTGGAGCGACGGTTCCCCCAATTTCCGGAGAAAGAATCCCGCAGAGCAAGCCCAGCTCCTAGTTTCCGTGGGCACCCATCGAACGGTTATCCTTCGCCGAATGGGTACGGTCCCGGGGGATACCCTCCGCCTCGTTCACAGTCTCGAGGCCCGCCGCGGAGGGGTTACCCATCAGGAGGTCCTCCCGGCAGCCCTATGAGCGGCGTATTTCCTCCCCGGCAAGGATCCCTAGGCGGGCCGCCATCTGTCAATGGCGACCACGGCCCCATGGCGAAATCGTTCCAGAGCAACACGATTGTGCCCAATAAAAGTACTATggtggaggatgacgacgacatGACTGGTGTAGACGATGACTATGACGCGCGGAGTGATGCTTTCGCCTTGGATGCGGTTCTGCAAAGCAGGAGAGGAACTACGACGACTCTGGGAGAGGGTGAACGAAAGCTGTTGGCGGACACCCAGTCCCAGGTGTCAGTGCtccaggagaaggtgaacAAGCTCGAGGAGCTACTAAAATcaaaggatgaggagctcTCTAAGCATCATGGCGATCAGACTAAGGTAGATGAGCTGGAGGATTTATTAAAGGCAAAAGATGAGCAGCTGTTCAAATACCAGGAAGGGCATAAGAAAGCCCAACTTGGTGAGTCTGAACGTAAGGATTGGGAGGATCTCAAGTCGGATCTAGAAAGCAAGATCTCCAAGGCGGAGGACCTGAACAGTTCATTGCAGACGGAGCTGGATAAAGTTCGGACGGAGCATGATGCTATGGAAAGAGAGCTACGAAGTCAAATTGATGGCGCATCCCGAGAGGGTGCTGGGGATGCCGAACTGCAGGCTCGATTTGCTGACCTTGAAATCAAGCACAAAAGTTTGCAGGCCGAACTTCAGGAGCAACAGCAAGTCACGGAGGAAGTGAAGCGAGAAGCAGCTGGCTTTCTCACGGAAATGAAGGCCTTATCGGAACAGAGCCATTCGAGATGGGAACACGAAGAGCGGCTGTCCAGTGAGGTTCACAGACTAGAAGAGGAGGTCAAGCAGTGGAAGAGCCGGTATGCCAAGGCGAAGACCCAGTTACGACACCTGCGAGCATCCTCAACGGGCATAGAACTCCGTTCAGATGTCAACGCGATCGCAAAAGATAACGCATTTCTGCAAGAAGATGGTCTTGTTAAGGATGTTCATGTGACAAAATTCCAGATTTCCATCGATGAACTACTTCGGATTGCACGATTCGACGACTACAATCTGGTGATGCAGCAGATTAAATCAGTTGTCATCGCCGTCCGTCATGTCCTCCGTGACGTCGAAGTGGCTTCTGATCGCGAAGATAGCTTGTCAGCTTCCCACACCAAGGCTACTCGGAGAGTCTCTGCGACGGCGAATAATCTTATAACTGCATCTAAGAACTTCGCTAGCTCATGCGGTCTCTCGCCAGTCTCTCTTCTGGATGCCGCTGCGTCGCATCTATCAActgctgttgttgagctCATCCGCCTTGTCAAGATCCAACCTTCCCCAGCAGGCGACCTTAAcgaggacgatgaggaacaGCTGGCTCACATGAAATCCCCCGATTACTTTAGTGTTGCGCCGAGCCATGGCAGGTTCAGTAACAATGGGTCTGTCTACAGCGCCATGAGTCCTCCATCTAATCACTCTCGTAACCATACGGAGTCTCATGCTGCCAATGGAATGACAGCAGCCACTAAGACCAGCTACCCCGGACCCTCTAGGGATCACGAGCTTCAGGAGCTCAAG CTTTACGTCGAAGACCAGACAGAAGGACTGGTTCAATCAATTCAAGCTCTTGTTGCCAGTATCCGCGCTGAGGATGGCCTGACCACCATACGCACCCACGTTTCtgccatctcttccatcgTTACCAACGTCTCCTCATCCACGGAGCATTTCATCCATAAACCGGAGGCCAACCCGGTGCTTCGACAGCGCGCTGGGCCAATCATTGAGAAATTGGACCAGTATAGGGCCCGTTTAATGGGGACAGCAACTGAGGGCGAGGAAGCTACTAGCGCCGAACAGGTTCAGGTCATTATAAACAGACTCCCACCTATAGCTTTTGAGGTCGCCAGGGAGACAAAGGAGCTGGTTCAACGACTAGAACCGGTGGATCAAGAGGAATCCGAGGATGACTTCCGCTAG
- the cyp4 gene encoding peptidyl-prolyl cis-trans isomerase (cyclophilin type peptidyl-prolyl cis-trans isomerase), with translation MVNTKAFFDVEYAPVGTSAKKVGRINFNLYEDDVPKTSKNFRELCTGKHGFGYKGSSFHRVIPSFMLQGGDFTRGNGTGGKSIYGEKFPDENFKFKHNKPGLLSMANAGPNTNGSQFFITTVVTSWLDGKHVVFGEVADAESMNVVKEIEALGSNSGALRSNVKPTIVDCGEL, from the exons ATGGTAAACACCAAGGCATTCTTTGATGTTGAGTACGCCCCTGTGGGCACCAGCGCCA AGAAGGTTGGCCgcatcaacttcaacctcTACGAGGATGACGTCCCCAAGACCTCTAAGAACTTCCGTGAGCTTTGCACCGGGAAACACGGCTTTGGTTACAAGGGCTCCAGCTTCCACCGTGTCATCCCCAGTTTTATGCTCCAGGGAGGTGACTTCACCCGTGGCAAC GGCACTGGTGGTAAGTCCATCTACGGTGAGAAGTTCCCTGATGAGAACTTCAAGTTCAAGCACAACAAGCCCGGTCTTCTTTCCATGGCCAACGCTGGCCCCAACAC CAACGGctcccagttcttcatcaCCACCGTTGTGACCTCCTGGCTCGATGGCAAGCACGTTGTCTTCGGCGAGGTTGCCGATGCGGAGTCCATGAATGTTGTCAAGGAGATTGAGGCCCTTGGCAGCAACTCTGGAGCTCTCCGCTCTAACGTCAAGCCCACCATCGTTGACTGTGGTGAGCTGTAA
- a CDS encoding uncharacterized protein (predicted protein), with protein MNLKLTTWKSGLGLLSFLFLTPTVVAHSWVEQLMVIAPNGTFVGSPGYSRGNVLRSDPGYSDSKMQNLVPDGRNELLPTDLLCKNTQQKQVQSEGSPRLQASAGAAIALRYQENGHVTQPGNQLGKPENRGTVYVYGTTEPKEDEKIMDVHKVWNKDGTGGDKRGVLLATRNFDDGRCYQVNGDSISKQRQSEFPHTADQLMGVNLWCQSDIALPSNAPSGKPYTLYWVWDWPTLPGVDPNLPKGKQEIYTTCIDVDVVANTGAQSHVAAGYVKDQSLNNAAIPSQLADIFGSGASSGSAQSSPIAGVSMAPSGHGPAAPSSSQAVIKSSSSWSSPTVAATPTSPVQDPMAPQRVTVTSFVTMMKTVFPGCSASASPQ; from the coding sequence ATGAATCTCAAGCTCACTACCTGGAAAAGCGGCCTGGGGctgctttctttcctcttcctaACCCCAACTGTCGTCGCTCATTCATGGGTCGAACAGCTCATGGTTATCGCACCGAATGGCACCTTTGTCGGCTCTCCAGGGTATTCAAGAGGGAACGTACTTCGCTCTGACCCTGGATACAGCGACTCTAAGATGCAAAATTTGGTCCCAGACGGTCGCAATGAGCTACTCCCAACTGATTTGCTGTGTAAGAACACTCAACAGAAGCAAGTACAGTCCGAAGGGAGCCCAAGACTGCAGGCAAGCGCTGGCGCTGCCATTGCCCTCCGGTACCAGGAAAACGGCCATGTCACACAGCCGGGGAATCAGCTGGGGAAGCCTGAAAATCGTGGGACAGTATACGTATACGGAACAACAGAACcgaaagaagatgagaagatAATGGACGTGCACAAGGTATGGAATAAAGATGGTACCGGAGGCGACAAACGTGGTGTGCTCCTGGCAACGCGAAACTTCGATGATGGCCGCTGCTATCAGGTCAACGGCGACAGTATATCAAAGCAACGCCAATCGGAATTCCCTCATACCGCAGATCAGTTAATGGGTGTCAATCTATGGTGTCAGTCAGACATTGCGCTGCCATCTAATGCACCATCCGGGAAGCCATACACTCTCTACTGGGTCTGGGACTGGCCTACACTTCCTGGTGTGGACCCGAACTTGCCCAAAGGAAAGCAGGAAATATACACAACCTGCATTGACGTTGATGTGGTAGCTAATACAGGGGCCCAGTCGCATGTGGCGGCAGGTTATGTCAAGGATCAATCCTTGAATAACGCTGCCATCCCATCCCAGCTTGCAGACATCTTTGGCTCTGGCGCTTCTTCTGGGTCTGCGCAAAGCTCGCCGATAGCTGGAGTCTCGATGGCACCTAGCGGCCATGGGCCCGCGGCGCCAAGCTCTTCGCAAGCAGTCATAAAATCCAGCAGCTCTTGGTCTTCACCTACCGTGGCAGCGACTCCTACATCGCCTGTCCAAGACCCAATGGCTCCACAAAGGGTAACAGTAACATCTTTCGTGACAATGATGAAGACTGTCTTTCCTGGCTGTTCCGCTAGTGCGAGCCCCCAGTGA
- a CDS encoding high-affinity Cu transporter CTR3 (copper transporter): protein MVAHGDMMMDMSMATATSTGAMSSSTASHSMSMGGMHGGSNSCKISMLWNWTVKDACFLSKQWHITSNGMFAGSCIGVILLVICLEFLRRVGREYDAFILRRARLRAQYLTVQSQPSTPAAASDAEDVATGTKASSSAQPSAGKAPNCPAADVPVRPTLVEQLIRALMHMLQFAVAYFIMLLAMYFNGYIIICIFIGAFLGSFLFTWEPLQLGKE, encoded by the exons ATGGTAGCCCACGGTgacatgatgatggacatgTCCATGGCCACAGCAACATCCACAGGAGCCATGAGCTCAAGTACGGCCTCCCACTCAATGAGCATGGGAGGTATGCACGGCGGCTCAAACAGCTGCAAGATCTCA ATGTTATGGAACTGGACCGTCAAAGACGCCT GCTTCCTCTCCAAACAATGGCACATAACCTCCAACGGCATGTTCGCCGGCTCCTGCATAGGCGTCATCCTCCTAGTAATCTGTCTCGAATTCCTCCGTCGCGTTGGCCGCGAATACGACGCCTTCATCCTCCGTCGCGCCCGTCTCAGAGCCCAATACCTCACCGTGCAATCCCAACCCTCAACCCCAGCCGCAGCCTCAGACGCGGAAGATGTCGCCACAGGCACAAAAGCCTCTTCATCTGCGCAGCCTTCCGCGGGAAAGGCACCCAATTGTCCGGCCGCTGATGTCCCCGTCCGACCTACTCTCGTTGAACAGCTGATCCGCGCCCTCATGCATATGTTGCAGTTTGCTGTGGCGTATTTTATCATGCTGCTTGCTATGTACTTTAATGGGTATATTATTATTTGTATCTTTATTGGGGCGTTTTTGGGTTCGTTTTTGTTTACTTGGGAGCCGTTGCAGTTGGGGAAGGAGTAG